In a genomic window of Chryseobacterium sp. G0162:
- the catB gene encoding type B chloramphenicol O-acetyltransferase produces the protein MKNFFESPFKGKIIQDHIQNPNIIAGKYSYYSGYYHGHSFDDCARYLLPDRNDVDKLIIGSYCSIGSGASFIMCGNQGHRYDWISSFPFYYMSEVECFQNSKDAFELAGDTVIGNDVWIGTEAMVMAGIKIGDGAVIGSRALVTKDVEPYTIVGGNPAKPIRKRFSEQHIALLLEMKWWDWDENVLEKAVPILCSADIDALYEFYKKIK, from the coding sequence ATGAAAAATTTCTTTGAAAGTCCTTTTAAAGGCAAAATCATACAAGACCATATTCAAAACCCCAATATTATTGCTGGTAAATATTCCTATTACTCTGGATACTACCACGGACACTCTTTTGATGACTGTGCTCGATATCTGCTTCCTGACAGAAATGATGTAGATAAATTAATTATTGGTTCCTATTGTTCTATTGGAAGTGGTGCAAGTTTTATCATGTGTGGAAATCAAGGACACCGTTATGACTGGATTTCAAGTTTCCCATTCTATTATATGTCAGAAGTAGAGTGTTTCCAAAATAGCAAGGATGCTTTCGAATTGGCAGGAGATACTGTTATTGGAAATGATGTTTGGATTGGTACGGAGGCTATGGTAATGGCTGGAATTAAAATCGGAGATGGAGCTGTTATTGGCAGCCGTGCATTGGTGACAAAAGATGTAGAACCTTATACTATTGTAGGAGGAAATCCTGCAAAGCCTATCAGAAAAAGATTCAGCGAACAACATATCGCGCTACTTCTTGAAATGAAATGGTGGGATTGGGATGAAAATGTTCTTGAAAAAGCTGTTCCAATACTTTGCTCAGCAGATATTGATGCGCTCTACGAATTTTATAAAAAAATAAAATAA
- a CDS encoding NADPH-dependent FMN reductase, with protein MNTEIGLIAGSLRKESFSKKIAKALLPMAPQGFEFKIISIDNLPIYNQDFDDYNKVPESYTKFRDEIRTIGGVIFITPEHNRSVPAALKNAIDVGSRPAGKNVWDGKPGAVFSSSPGNLSAFGANHHLRQSLVFLNVPAMQQPEVYLPHIDKVWDENGNLNDEEVKDFLQKAVDAYIEWFKKNCSS; from the coding sequence ATGAATACAGAAATTGGGCTTATCGCAGGAAGTTTGCGGAAAGAATCTTTCTCTAAAAAGATAGCGAAGGCATTACTTCCTATGGCTCCTCAGGGTTTTGAATTTAAAATTATTTCAATTGACAATTTACCTATATATAATCAGGATTTTGATGATTATAATAAGGTCCCCGAATCTTATACGAAATTCAGAGATGAAATAAGAACTATCGGCGGTGTTATTTTTATTACCCCAGAACATAACAGGTCGGTTCCTGCAGCATTGAAAAATGCAATTGACGTTGGTTCAAGGCCGGCAGGTAAAAATGTTTGGGATGGAAAGCCAGGTGCGGTATTTAGTAGTTCGCCGGGAAACCTTTCTGCTTTTGGGGCTAATCATCACCTTAGACAAAGTCTTGTGTTTCTTAATGTCCCGGCAATGCAGCAACCAGAAGTTTATCTTCCTCATATTGATAAAGTATGGGATGAGAACGGAAATCTAAATGATGAAGAGGTAAAAGATTTTCTTCAGAAGGCTGTGGATGCTTATATTGAGTGGTTTAAGAAGAATTGTAGCTCGTAA
- the rpsU gene encoding 30S ribosomal protein S21: MLIIPVKDGESIDRALKKYKRKFDKTGTVRQLRSRQAFIKPSVTLRQSKLKAAYKQRALSKEEQA, from the coding sequence ATGTTAATAATTCCAGTTAAAGATGGTGAATCCATCGACAGAGCTTTAAAAAAATACAAAAGAAAATTTGATAAAACAGGTACAGTTCGTCAATTAAGATCTAGACAAGCGTTTATCAAGCCTTCTGTAACTTTGAGACAATCTAAGTTGAAAGCTGCTTACAAGCAAAGAGCACTTAGCAAGGAAGAGCAGGCTTAA
- a CDS encoding HPF/RaiA family ribosome-associated protein, with product MKISVQSIGLTPHEPLESHIDKKVSKLDTFYDKIQECKVFLKVENNADKANKTAEIILAVPGDDIVVKKTSASFEESLDLCVDTAKKLLIKKKEMA from the coding sequence ATGAAGATTTCAGTACAATCAATTGGTTTAACTCCACACGAACCACTAGAATCACACATCGACAAAAAAGTAAGCAAGCTAGATACATTCTATGATAAAATTCAAGAGTGTAAAGTATTTCTAAAAGTAGAAAACAATGCTGATAAAGCTAATAAAACAGCTGAGATTATTTTAGCGGTTCCGGGAGATGATATTGTAGTAAAGAAGACATCTGCAAGTTTTGAAGAAAGTTTGGACCTTTGTGTTGATACAGCTAAAAAGCTACTAATCAAGAAAAAAGAAATGGCGTAG
- a CDS encoding tyrosine-type recombinase/integrase, with the protein MLEKFLEYLQFEKRYSPHTITSYKKDLDDFSHFYLRTESSDDISKADKKIIRNFIVDLSENNISKRSINRKLSSLRSFYLFLLKIGEIKVSPTEGISSLKFYAEKQIPMSKEEMEDLNDKILEYTPDILEKCIMEVLYQTGMRKAELCGLIFENVNIDGNELKVIGKGNKQRVIPISEDLSALLKNYLEIRKPQEEYQFCFFVNKKGKKLNEKFVYVVVNKYLSLITTKEKKSPHILRHSFATHVLDNGAEISKVKKILGHSSLASTQVYTNANIEQLKKVFNQAHPRASKKEEL; encoded by the coding sequence ATGCTGGAAAAGTTTTTAGAATACTTACAATTCGAAAAAAGGTACTCTCCTCATACGATTACAAGCTACAAAAAAGACCTTGACGACTTTTCCCATTTCTATCTCCGAACAGAATCTTCCGACGATATTTCTAAAGCTGATAAAAAGATCATCAGAAACTTTATTGTTGATTTAAGTGAAAACAATATTTCCAAAAGAAGTATCAATAGAAAATTATCCTCTCTCCGCAGTTTTTATCTTTTCCTTTTAAAGATAGGTGAAATTAAGGTTTCTCCTACTGAAGGTATATCTTCCCTGAAATTTTATGCTGAGAAGCAAATTCCCATGTCTAAAGAAGAAATGGAAGATCTTAATGATAAGATCCTGGAGTACACCCCTGATATCCTGGAAAAATGTATTATGGAAGTCCTTTATCAGACCGGAATGAGGAAAGCGGAGCTTTGTGGCCTGATATTTGAAAATGTTAATATAGACGGAAATGAGTTAAAAGTAATAGGGAAGGGAAACAAGCAAAGAGTGATTCCTATTTCTGAAGACTTGTCTGCACTTCTTAAGAACTATTTGGAAATAAGAAAACCGCAGGAAGAATATCAGTTCTGTTTTTTTGTCAATAAGAAAGGGAAAAAACTCAATGAAAAATTTGTTTATGTGGTAGTTAATAAGTACCTTAGTCTTATAACAACGAAAGAAAAAAAAAGTCCTCACATCCTTCGTCATAGCTTTGCTACACACGTTTTGGATAATGGGGCGGAGATCTCCAAAGTGAAAAAAATATTAGGGCATTCCAGTCTTGCCAGTACTCAAGTCTATACGAATGCTAATATTGAACAATTGAAAAAAGTGTTTAATCAGGCTCACCCTCGAGCGTCAAAAAAAGAAGAATTATGA